A region of the Nocardia asteroides genome:
CTGATCTTCCAGCGGATCCGTACCCACGGCTTGGATGAGTGCCGGGGCGAGGCCAACGAGGTTGTCGGTGTGCAATGGCGAAATGGTGTGCGGGTCGAGGGATTCGGGCAGAGCGAGGCGTTGCACCGCGCGGCAATTGGCCGGTGTCGCGGTTGGGCTGTCCGCGTTCTCGGTGAACGACGGGTACTCGAAGACTTGCTCGGTCCAATCCAGTTGCGGGTTGATCAGTACCTGGGCACGCACCGGCAGCCCGAGGTCATCGGCTTTGATCGCGGTGAGAGCCGCGAGAGTAGCTCCCGCGCTGGCGCCCAGCACGGCGAGCCGCGTGGGGTCTGCCCCCCATACGGCGGCCTCTTCGACGATGCGGGGGACGGCGTCGTAGGCGTCCTCGATGGGAGCGGGAACGGGCTGCTCGGGTGCCAGCCGATAGTCGACCGAGACGACAACGGCCGGACAGCCGACCGCCAGATGGCTGAGGAGCCAGTCGTCCTGGTCCGGTGCGCCGAGAATGAATCCGCCGCCGTGGAACGCGGCGATCAGCGGCAGCGCCGAGTCTTCCCGCACGGGCCGGTACACGCGGGCACTCAGCCGACGCCCCGGCAGATGA
Encoded here:
- a CDS encoding alpha/beta hydrolase, with amino-acid sequence MRILAALSTEPDWDSITPAQVINLREAQNRRRRSALGSFATGKPDRRALITTHTLHLPGRRLSARVYRPVREDSALPLIAAFHGGGFILGAPDQDDWLLSHLAVGCPAVVVSVDYRLAPEQPVPAPIEDAYDAVPRIVEEAAVWGADPTRLAVLGASAGATLAALTAIKADDLGLPVRAQVLINPQLDWTEQVFEYPSFTENADSPTATPANCRAVQRLALPESLDPHTISPLHTDNLVGLAPALIQAVGTDPLEDQAPAYADRLRRAGVEVTLTRYPEAVHAFMSMPGLVPAARPARAEILAHLRCHLLEQAGSAATGATETGRR